The following proteins are co-located in the Tripterygium wilfordii isolate XIE 37 chromosome 2, ASM1340144v1, whole genome shotgun sequence genome:
- the LOC120008467 gene encoding uncharacterized protein LOC120008467, which produces MLDSARASRVPNMGSSPQHELDRKNPFIGFHKAPLRDIKSLTTVNILANKPTYLFGRFIYQGAAQCLQSAEVATAAIATTDQNLNWGSPLYGVQAAPKVAGLDPSWGQLSSESHPPLSGILDTSKDVSYRNESQKYSSPITPMAAVPWNTNSTARRRGRVPVDPKSWLPEGWKVNKRKRTSGKTAGVVDKYYVDPTGRRFRSKKEAVEFLETGMPRKRKAKKSSDKDVDALGCSGRSRTNKSKSAAQSSSHSFDLFSCSE; this is translated from the exons ATGTTGGACTCTGCTCGAGCAAGTCGAGTCCCGAACATGGGCAGCTCACCGCAGCATGAGCTGGatagaaagaatccatttattggCTTTCACAAAGCTCCTCTCCGCGATATCAAATCCTTAACCACTGTCAACATCTTGGCCAATAAGCCTACATACTTATTTGGAAGGTTTATATACCAAGGAGCGGCCCAATGTCTGCAATCGGCTGAGGTTGCTACGGCCGCTATTGCAACGACCGACCAAAATTTGAATTGGGGTAGTCCTCTATATGGCGTGCAGGCTGCACCTAAAGTGGCTGGCTTAGACCCAAGCTGGGGTCAACTATCCTCTGAGTCACACCCTCCTCTAAGTGGCATACTGGACACTAGTAAAGATGTTTCTTATCGCAATGAGTCACAGAAATATTCATCTCCCATTACTCCTATGGCTGCAGTCCCATGGAACACGAATTCTACAGCGCGACGACGAGGAAGAGTGCCGGTTGACCCAAAGAGTTGGTTGCCAGAGGGGTGGAAAGTCAACAAAAGGAAGAGGACCTCGGGTAAAACTGCTGGAGTTGTGGACAAG TACTATGTTGATCCAACAGGCCGTCGATTTCGATCGAAGAAAGAAGCggtagagttcttagaaacaGGCATGCCACGGAAGAGGAAGGCGAAGAAGAGCTCTGATAAAGATGTGGAT GCTTTGGGGTGCTCTGGAAGGAGTAGAACTAACAAATCCAAGAGTGCTGCACAGAGTTCTTCGCATagctttgatttgttttcatGTTCGGAGTGA
- the LOC120007955 gene encoding triosephosphate isomerase, cytosolic-like, translating into MGRKFLVGGNWKCNGTIEEVKKIVTMLGEAEVPSEDFVEVVVSPPFVFLPIVKSLLRPDFHVAAQNCWVRKGGAFTGEVSAEMLVNLGIHWVILGHSERRALLNESNEFVGDKVAYALSVGLKVIACVGETLEQRESGSTVAVVSAQTKAIADIISSWENVVVAYEPVWAIGTGKVATPAQAQEVHFELRKWLKDNVGAEVAASTRIIYGGSVNGGNCKELAAQPDVDGFLVGGASLKPEFIDIIKSATVKKNA; encoded by the exons ATGGGCAGAAAATTCCTTGTCGGTGGCAACTGGAAATGC AATGGGACAATTGAGGAGGTGAAGAAGATTGTCACCATGTTGGGTGAAGCTGAGGTCCCTTCAGAGGACTTTGTGG AGGTTGTTGTAAGCCCTCCTTTTGTGTTCTTACCTATTGTAAAGAGTCTTTTGCGACCTGATTTCCATGTCGCTGCACAAAACTGTTGGGTTCGCAAGGGTGGTGCTTTTACTGGAGAGGTTAG TGCTGAGATGCTTGTGAATTTGGGGATTCATTGGGTAATTCTTGGTCATTCAGAAAGAAGAGCTCTTCTTAATGAGTCAAATGAG TTTGTTGGAGACAAGGTTGCATATGCACTTTCTGTGGGCTTGAAAGTGATTGCTTGTGTTGGGGAAACACTTGAGCAGCGAGAATCAGGATCTACTGTGGCTGTTGTTTCCGCTCAAACAAAAGCAATTGCAG ATATAATCTCAAGTTGGGAAAATGTTGTTGTGGCTTACGAGCCAGTTTGGGCCATTGGTACAGGAAAGGTTGCCACCCCTGCTCAGGCTCAGGAG GTACATTTTGAATTGAGGAAATGGCTCAAGGACAATGTTGGTGCTGAAGTTGCTGCATCCACTAGAATTATCTATGGAG GTTCTGTAAATGGAGGAAACTGCAAAGAACTGGCAGCACAGCCAGATGTGGATGGCTTTCTAGTTGGTGGAGCTTCACTGAAG CCGGAGTTCATTGACATTATCAAGTCTGCTACAGTGAAGAAGAATGCATAA
- the LOC119982148 gene encoding uncharacterized protein LOC119982148 yields MDYDDEMQYIYGDLEPLEESKYLVLHDWESKPHNSAVVEPKFEAEAESAWWLHHLNSVVVEQSIHAEAESASRLLLESDTAGESIMTMLPEIDWVAPEEKCDLNIRSDGLRTQPCGDDIEASEPTLAQTESRLKHKAGGLIVENDFVLPDFISKPNNSLLREQKLQAEVESAARLLPDLNLVVEELVPKENSEPKSWLRRLRTQPCDDDIEVFELTLAQTEPQRKPNADIPILENDRTLPNFDSKAHNSFALEPKLHTEAEFALRLHHQHSMMLEQNVQAEAGSRISFKDSA; encoded by the coding sequence ATGGATTATGATGATGAAATGCAATACATCTATGGAGATCTGGAACCACTTGAAGAGAGTAAGTATCTTGTTCTACATGACTGGGAATCAAAGCCCCACAATAGCGCGGTGGTGGAGCCGAAATTCGAGGCTGAAGCAGAATCAGCTTGGTGGCTTCATCATCTAAACAGTGTGGTGGTGGAGCAGAGCATCCATGCTGAAGCAGAATCAGCTTCAAGGCTTCTGCTTGAGTCAGATACTGCTGGGGAATCAATAATGACAATGCTACCAGAGATTGACTGGGTAGCCCCAGAAGAAAAGTGTGACCTCAATATTAGGTCAGACGGACTGAGAACCCAACCATGTGGTGATGATATTGAAGCATCTGAGCCAACTTTAGCTCAAACAGAGTCTCGACTGAAACACAAGGCCGGCGGTCTCATTGTAGAGAATGATTTTGTTCTTCCTGACTTCATATCAAAACCCAACAACAGCTTGCTGAGGGAGCAGAAACTCCAAGCTGAAGTAGAATCAGCTGCGAGGCTTCTGCCTGACTTGAATCTTGTAGTAGAGGAATTAGTCCCAAAAGAAAATAGTGAGCCCAAAAGTTGGCTGCGCAGACTGAGAACCCAACCATGTGATGATGATATTGAAGTATTTGAGCTAACTTTAGCTCAGACCGAGCCCCAACGGAAACCCAACGCAGACATTCCCATACTAGAGAATGATCGTACACTACCCAACTTTGACTCAAAGGCCCATAACAGCTTTGCGTTGGAGCCGAAATTGCACACTGAAGCAGAATTTGCTTTGAGGCTTCACCACCAACATAGCATGATGTTGGAGCAGAATGTCCAAGCTGAAGCAGGAAGCAGAATCAGCTTCAAGGATTCTGCCTGA